The Xyrauchen texanus isolate HMW12.3.18 chromosome 19, RBS_HiC_50CHRs, whole genome shotgun sequence genome segment ttttacattattttcattcaGGTATGAGTTGCTTCATGTCCTCAACTTTGACCCTGTTCGCCGGAGAATGAGTGTTATTGTCCAAACCAAATCAGGTGAGCTGGAAATTTATTGCCTATGGGGTGTAAGATAAGTTAAGTGTTCCAAGTATAAAACTAAGTTGTTTTTCCCCCACCCACCAAAtcccaaagtatgagcaatagtaatagtagtgCTTACtagaaaatttgaaaatgtattttgtgttgtaATGTGTAACTCTGATTGTGATAGTCTCTCACCTTTTCCGTCTACTTTGCATTTAGGGGAGCGACTGCTTTTCTGTAAGGGAGCAGATTCCTCCATCTTCCCCAGAGTCAAACCAGAGGAGGTTGACCGGATACAATTGCACGTTGAGCGAAATGCAATGGTGGAATAAAGCATTAATCACATTCATTATATCTACATCTTAGCTGATACATCCTGTAACTCAACATAAAAGATTGAAAAGGTCTGTAGATTGTgccctaagtgtgtgtgtgtgtgtgtgtgtgtgtgtgtgtgtgtgtgtgtgtgtgtgtgtgtgtgtgtgtgtgtgtgtgtgtgtgtgttttgctcaCCAGGAGGGTTACCGTACACTATGTGTGGCCTATAAACAGCTGAGTGCTGATGAATATGCTGTGGCAGACACTGGGCTGAGGGAGGCAAGACTGACTCTACAGGACAGGGAGGAGAAACTTATGGCCATGTATAACCAGGTGGAGATGGGCATGAGTCTGattggagccactgcagtggagGACCGGTCAGTGATATAAACTGCTATTAAAGCTTTTAAGGCTGTTCACACAACAGCAGTTTTACTCCTGGAAGCCAACAAGTTGCTGTATTGTTGGTTGCTAGTAGATGTTTGTACTCTAATGTGCTGCAGCAACCAATATAACTGAAAATGTTTGACATTTCTAAGTTAGTATTTTTTgggaaataataattatattttagagtGTTACTTGTCAGAAGTACAAACAAAACAATTGTAGTTGCCAAcagaaaactaaaattttaatgcCAAGCAAGGTCTGTGCCGAACTGTTGCATCCGCAGTGGTAATCATATGATGACTTGTGCTTGCTTGCCAACATCTGCCTCTCAGGAAATCAAGTAGGACTATTGGGCCTATTGAATATGAATGACATGATGGCACATAAATAATATTCACAAGCAAAGctgattaatttaataattgtgtCCCCCACACTTTTCAGATCATTCCTTTGTCATTGATCCAACTGTATTACCAGAGCTTCACTAGCTTGGTTTCCATCAAAAAtgttatgcacattttgaaattgcacaaaacaaatcctgaatggaaatgcttgatgAAAAAAGTCTCACAATttgcttaaaatgtaatgcacttGGAGGAGATGGATTTTCTTGAGTTTCACATTAGTTATAATGCCTATTAAGTTAATGGACACGGTTTATTCGCAAAGCAatgatgtgttttgaccattcgtgcaCATGTTATGAGCTTGATGTCACTggcccagtgaaatgtccaaacTTGCACATAGATCTTTGAACATATCTCTTGACATTTGTTAGTGTCTAACCCATAGCTGGTTAAAGTAGGTCCTCACAATCTGCCAGAATATTTTTGAGTGTGAGCATTGCAGCCATTTCAACCCTAATTATATTAGATATTACACATATTCTGTGCTGGCtttcctggcagcatttaataaaatgtggaAGAATTGCTGCAATCCTAAAACATGTAACTATCCCCGAAGCTAGGATGTCATTCAGCTGCTTTATCATGACATGGAAAGATAATTCACATGATAAAGTTGATGGAAACGCTCATTgattcatattttctttagtaacatttttagaaatgctcttaaaagaaaattaataaaagaaaattaataaaaaaaaaaaactaaacatttcaaaTGGAAACCAAGCTACTGTCTACACTCTCGTGGGTAGTCGCTACACGGCATCACTAGCCATttgcatttgtttaatttttctcaACTTTGACACGTCACCAACCATATCTGTCGCTTAGATTATCTCATAACAAACTCTTATAGCAAATTAATGACATCCATCACTTTGTTGCTTCAAATTGTTATCTTTGAACTTTCTTTAGAAGAActtgaaaattgtgtcatcataaCTGTGTAGCACAACACCATCTTGTCTTCCAGACTGCAGGAAGAGGCAGCCGAGACCATGGATGCCTTGCAGGGCGCAGGGATGAAGGTCTGGGTGTTAACTGGGGACAAAATGGAGACGGCGAAGTCTACCTGCTATGCCTGTCGCTTGTTCCAGCGGGGTACAGAGCTACTAGAGCTCACTGTACGGACCTTGGAGGATGGGCGGACAAAGCGTGAGGAGAAACTTCTTGAGTTACTTCGGGACTACCATAGAAGAGCAGTAGAGGATGCCCTGCCTGTCAAAGCAGGGGTCACCAGGTGAGACACCCCTGGCCCTGACACTTTCACCACTACTGAATTTGCAGTGAAATTTATTTTACTATATTGGACACTAATCCATCACCATCATCCTATGACAGGAGTTGGTGTACTGCAAATCAGGAGTATGGCTTTATAATAGATGGTGCTACGCTGTCGTTAGTGATGAACCCACCTCGTGATGCAGATGCAGGCCTCTACAGGAGCCTCTTTCTGCAGACCTGCCAGAACTGCACTGCTGTGCTCTGCTGCCGCATGGCCCCCCTGCAGAAAGCACAGGTCATTATACTTTAGTACTGTTGATGGCTCTTTACTGAGATGAAACCTACAGTCTAAAACTCTTGAgtggcacttaaagggatagttcacccaaaagtgtaaATTCTGTCACCAGTGACTCATgtagtttcaaacctgtatgatttactttcttctgcacaaaAGAACATGGCAGTATGTTAGCCTTATTCAGCATTCACTGTCATCaaatgttcttttccatacaatgacagtgaaaggtgactgaggctgtaattctgcctgacatttcattttgtgttcctgatgagaaaaaaatatcattttcatttttggataactattcctttaaattggaaATAAATTGACTTGGTACTTGACTTTGACTCCAAATTAGAGACTTGTGAGCAACGTGAAAATTGTTTGCAAGGTTTATTACACTAATCTGAATATAAATCTTTTTAAAAGGGTTTTGAAACTTGTGACAAAAGACTTAAGAGTTGACTTGGACTCTGGAGACCTCTAGAAGACTGTAACATGCTTCTTTATGTTGCCTGTAATAAAGTTTACTTTATGGTTCATGAATTAATTGGCTTAACCCATTTTAGATTGTGAGGATGGTGAAGAACTCCAAAGGCTCCCCAATTACTCTTTCCATTGGTGATGGGGCCAATGACGTCAGTATGATCCTTGAGGCACACGTCGGCATTGGTGAGATCTCATCATACACCCAcatgtataataattaatttagCAATCAATGAACCTTGCTCAGCATTTTTCTGAGAGGGAGTGTGATTGTGTTGTTACCAGGGTTCGTACGGTCATGGAAATTCTGGAAAAATCAAGGAATTTAGAAACTGTTTTCCAGGCCTGTAAATGTCATGGAAAAACAAATGATCACGAAATGTTTTGGAAAAGTCATAGAATTTACTAACAAGCTAATTTCCACAGTACAAATGTGTTCAGAATtcgtaaaacaaaaaaaaaaaattctccatcacgtacattctcatatttttaattgaaaacatgaaaaaagaTGTGCACTGATTGTCACTGATGTTCCACGATCTTTCCCCCGACTGTCAATTGTAGAATCTGTGTAACATAATGACAGCCGATGTTAGGGCTCTCCCACAACTCATGTGAAAGATGTCTGTTTCAGGTCCGTTTCTCTATTTATTTTCTATAACAATTATTAACTTTGACAATTGCATGTGAAATTGATTCACATTCGTGAATTAACATTCGTTCTCAGCTGTTTGGGTGTAAGGCACTAAAATATGGTATAAACTGCATCCAGTAGGCTATTGATTTAATACAGAACATGATTCtgttcttttaaaggaatagttcacccccaaatttttattttttttatcatttactcactctcatgctatctcatcctcagctctgtaggtccacacaatgcaagtgaattgttaaatctatatctttggaagtgatatgatagttgtgggtgagacacacattttttttttttttttcaattaatttcaattaattctcctccctgcccagtagatggcaatatacacaaagaatgtgaatcaccaaaaacaaaagaagaatgtggaagtgaaagtggagatttataggtcTTGATCTGTTTCAACCAATAGGTTGATAGGTttcaactagggctgtcaatcgattaaaatctttaaacgaatgaattacatggtgtcccaattaattaatcgtgattaatcacatattcatatatttgctgagaaagcccctcatataacaataattcaatatataaagattatacatatttatatcaatatataattatacatggttatttttaaatatttaaaaattatatatatatatatatatatatatatatatatatatataattttaaatattcagataattaaaatgcattacattcttgtagcagaagagttaatcattaataagacaatacaaaaagcggctttagaatacaatgttgtttattaccatattattgatcataagtcaatcattggcacacagttcacagcaatccatttcacaagtgaatttatcaatcagttccagatttattatgagggcttgtttaaggacccgtcaagctacacctgcgtcagacatgcttttgtagcgtctctggtgcatcgcatcataaacattttttagttcaccgtttcaagttaaatatagtttaatattcaatcttgagatcccttagttcgcatttgcgctccaagtgttttgaacgcaagaatgcaataatttttttaacgcattattttttgtcaaattaatagcaccgaattaacgcgttaaatcgacagccctagtttcaaccaaacctatcatatttttatgtttccttttatgtgtttttgaacttcaaagttctggccaccattcacttctattatatggacttacagagctgaaatattcttctataaatcttaatttgtgttcagaatgtaaaacacatttggagtggcatgagggtgagtaaatgagagaatttgtgggtgaactatccctttaaatactggATGATTCCGTATTATACGGGATGGTTGGCAACCATATTAGACACTTAGACACAggcttgaagaaacacatttgattatattttgaagagatgaaagaaaagccattGGTGCACGTGTCTGATTCACTATTTGTTGAGTTGCTGCGCTTCTCACAGAATGCTCAAGTGAAGAATTTCTTCTCTGCGTCAGTGGTCCAGAAACAAGTTTGCATAAATGCTGTCTTATATGTGAGCGCTGTAAATGATCGCAGACCATCTCAAGCGATGCTTGAGTTTAATTTGCTTTAGATCCAGCCATTAACATTTTACTGTACATGCATAAACCTAtgtattttaatggggaaaagTGGCTTGTTAAAAGTTGAAGTGGCTTATAAAATtgggcaaaaaacaaaacaaatatgttttggTACTGTGTTTTGTATGGTACAACGTTTTGTTCCCTGTTGAACAAACTTGTAccattttaaagaaattaaattcTATGCAGTAAGTTAAACCATGTAGGGCAGTAAATAGGCCAAGTGTTATAAATAGTGAGAACAAAATATAGGGCTTCCAATATTGATAGTAAAGCATACAATAGATGAGGGGAGAGAAGAAGACAAAGCtgaattgaaagaaaaaaatgctattacaAAGCAATTGATGTGTGTCATTGATTTAGTGGTAGTGCATAAAGTGTATGTTTTGACTGTTCAAACAGTGCTGAATCACATCTTTCACAAACGGgtagaacattttttaaatgctacAATAGAAGTTAAGTTTTGGAAGTGCATGAAAAGTCATGGAAACGTACTAGTCAAACTGTGCATGAAACCTGTGTTACTATTGTGTGGTCAGGTATTAAAGGTAAGGAGGGCCGTCAAGCTGTGAGGAACAGCGACTACGCCATCCCTAAGCTCAAGCACTTAAAGAAGCTCTTACTAGCTCATGGGCATCTTTACTATGTGCGGATTGCTCATCTTGTTCAATACTTTTTTTACAAGGTAAGTGTGTCATTCAGTGGACTATTTTCTCTTAGTATCACATGtagatataaatataattgttagaatttttgttttgtttttaatttttagacCTTTTCTTCTGTATCTTTACCCTTAGAACCTTTGCTTCATTTTACCTCAATTCCTGTACCAGTTTTTCTGTGGATACTCTCAGCAGGTGGGTACAAATAAAGGACCTGTTAGAAGATGACAACCTAATAGGCCCATCTCCTCTATCTCTGCTTATTTCTTTAGATCTTTCCTTTTAAATTTCACTTTTTGCCCTTCATTGAAAGTTGATATATATATAACGAACACTCGAACTCAgaatataaaaaatgaaatattaagtCAGAGCCGTAGTATAGTGGTAATGAACATGCTCTAGATATGTTTAGCCTTGGTGCTCATGCACAAGATTCAGGTTCCAATCTGACCTGCGTCAGGTCCAAGTCCCTTTCCTTCTATCAATAAAagaccaaaaatgtaaaacagcaAGTTGAACTCACATTTGTACTTCTCAAAAGAGTGCTACAGTCTCATTTAATCTCTGATTGTAGACTTTTAGACTCTAGACTTCACCTCTTCCAGGATGTCTCAgtgttttgtgtatatatatcaaGAAAGTGATCATTGCATGTGGCCACACTGTCAGTGTGTGCTTTTGCTGTgtagtctcttttttttttgtttgtgtgtgtgtgtgtgggcgcaAAAGTGTTGGCGCGAGTGTGATCTCCTCAATGTGTTTATAACCCCCCCGGCCCCCCGTCCTTCCCCTCGCTCCCCTTCCCAGCCCCTGTATGACGCAGCCTATCTGACGATGTACAACATCTGCTTCACCTCCATGCCCATTCTGGCCTACAGCCTACTGGAACAGCACATGTCAATTGAGATTCTGCTGGACAATGCCCCCCTCTACAGGTGACAGAATGCACTGCACTCTTTTGCTTATACAATTTGTAGTGAACTGTTGCTTAATTATTGTTTATATCCTTCCTATAGAGAAATAGCAAAGAATGCCATGTTACGCTGGCGTCCCTTCCTCTACTGGACGGTATTAGGAATTTTTCAGGGTCTTCTGTTCTTTTTTGGTGTCCGTTTCCTATTCAGTAATCCAGCTCTGCAGGATAATGGTCAGGTTAGAGCTGGCTATGCCTTTTATCAATCTCTGTATAATATGTATATGATGCattctaaaaatgaaaatatgtaatTCACTCCTTCCCTTATTTCAGGTCTTTGGAAATTGGTCTTATGGAACAATTGTCTTTACAATCCTTGTTTTCACTGTCACTTTAAAGGTTGGTTAATGattaatacagtactgtgcaaaagtcttgggcatataagattttcacaaaaacatttgtcttaagatggtcatttatatcttcagctttattgtgtcaataggaaatatagtTAGACtaccaaacattacttttgcaaatagaatagattagaatagaagaacatggagccctgcaacagatatcatggccccacaaagcccccactgaacatagtcagtctgggattacatgaagagacagcaGCCATTGAGAAAgcctaaatagaagaactgtggcaaattctccaagaagcttggaacatcctatctaccaacaaccaagaaaaactgtgtccaggtgtaacttggagaattggtgctgttttaaaagcaaaggtggactttgtatgacattaaatgataaaggaaaactatttatgtcattatttttgaagacatcctcactatgcaacaattatcacaagtgcctaaacttttgcacagtactgtacatgatTTGAATACAGTTTAATACATCTCAAACTTCTAAGCTCCCTGCAAAATGTACTTCAGTTCTTAATTTGCCAGAGACTGACCATTTCTCCTCCCTCAGTTGGCTCTGGACACACGGCACTGGACGTGGATCAACCATTTTGTGATCTGGGGCTCATTAGCTTTCTATGTCTTCTTCAGTTTCTTCTGGGGTGGCATCATATGGTGAGCAAACATTTGAAATTTACAGTGCTCATTAGGGATGCTCTGATCAATAGGCCACTGATCTGAATTGTCCTATAATCACATCCTATTACTCGGTCGGTGGTCTCTTTACCACACAAACAATAGCACTGTGGGTTACAACGTGGTGTgtaatttaaacatctttattaaataactACCAtccaaacaacaataaaaatagcACCTGTTCAGTCTGCAATCAAGTGCACGTCTTCCATTCTCTTCTCAACTTTCTCCTTACACAAGTGTGTGTTCTCCTCATTAGACactttcccacctacagtcctggtacttttccTTTAGTTACGTTCTAGATGAGAACTGTTAAGAGGAATGACACACCCAAAGAGATTTTTCCCCTCTTGCATTCACACTTACAAAAGTACCCCCGTAGTGACGTCATCTAGTGTCGAccgtcttttttttttgtaatgttgtttGCATGAGCGATTCaatagcagcaacaacaacaaatgtaTTTCATCCTACCTCCGAAGACAGTATTTTTCAGTTTTCGAATCCATTCTGTttcttcaggttacagtttacACTCCTCGACTCACTACCGCGCAGCACATGCTGAACTTGGCAAACATtttcatgttgaaaatgcactacAAACCTATTTATCATCACGATATTTACAATAAAGGTTTTTCTGACTCAACATAAATTACTGTAATGAAATACTCATTTACTTAAAGACGTCTTGGTGCAAGGTAACCATGCAGTAAAAGGCATGCAATACTTCactcatgtaaactagatttcatgaTGAGTTCAATTACCTAATCTtgataaacatctgattattgAGCTCAGCTCAactcctcaaacacacacatatgtgcaaCGTGTGATcctctttggatactttgttggtttttgttatttctgttaagggaataCACTTTTGTCAGGACAAAACCGTTGTATTAATTCAATTGTTTATTCACAGCAGCAGTGTGCAAGATTGTGtttcttgtttatttacttttgttaagggaattgtaaaattagtGCAACTTCTGAGCAGCAGGTAAGCAGCTTCAAGTTTGTTTACAGATGGTAGCTGCATTTCTCAATGCTTTGTGCATCATACGTGTTTGACCAGTCACAGGCTGCAGCACATCCCACAGTCCATGTATGCCCCCAAAAGTACCTACCCCGGAGTAGGAACTAAAAATGTCCCTTAATTTTGTGCGACCCGGCGTCCACATTGGtgaacgttgtattttggctttgctatacacaacgcataatttaaatgaataaaaactgactgaatactgttcacaagactctagactttCATTTAATGGGTTAACTTCTGCCGCAccaagtcacgtgacacaacagcatgccaTCCTTTTTCTTGAAGCGTTCCTACAGATGCAATGCCAACAGAAGTGCCTCTGGTGATAAATCTCTTaactttttttcattgaaacctgtttgtttGTAAAGAGTCTCTAGTTTAGTATGCTGTGCattttaaaaaatctgtaaatttttcgCACATCAGCgccctgataaacatgatgttcaCGTATGAGGAAAATTGTACTCCATTtactcaaaagaaaaaaaaatatgttagttattttgaataaattctactcatctgtgggtcatttagcttcattttaatatacatttttgttatgttttattttatcactgtacaatacgatTCTATTCAttagcagatacttaagagcctttGATTGGGTCATCattgcagtgattaatgtttCAACTGGCAACAATTCTAACTGATGCTGTGTGTCACTTCTTGTTTTTTTAACAACGTTAAACATTATTATAACCTGGaatgatagtggtgaaccatcagattcgtggaagaaatgtggtctgaAACAAATctgatcagagatcactaaaacacttgAAGTTATATCATAAACAATagacagtagaactcacagctatgtttaatagtgaaagtaagcgCATTTCCACACGCACAATGCAACAAGAACTTGGATGATTGGGACCAAATAGTCGTGTGgtcacaagaaagccacttgttagtggctaattgagagaagaaaaaaaaaaaagaatcaccaGTCATCAATACaaggccaaaaatgaatgcaactctggatggaaataaatgttgttcagaggctttatatggatttaggatgaaaataagctgcatttcaaacttttctgagaccagtgaagacagacagcatactggaggttAACTCATTCAATAAAAACGGAGCATTCgatcctaaaatccaaccaaaagttcagtttcaggctgcagatgatgtttggaccactcaacatgtttgacagacatacATGTACAATGGAAAtcggtacatagattcagaattttataatgttatgttttattttaacatggttggcagtgattggatgatgcttataatttgaattatttattcagttttacagaagatcaactgtaatgtctgtaatgtctgaaaaacatgaataaccaacattcAACCATCTACACaatttaaaatgtcacacattAGTCtctctgtccacatatgtggacataaataTTTAGGAAAAGAATTATTAttggtttttaattatttacacaGCGGACAcacgggggtctcaggaggttaaaacagctttgaggaactatagttcctcaggtGCGAATACGATGAAAAGTACTTGTCACAAAGAGCTTATGTAGTACTAGTTGTGTCTTGTGACAAAGCTCATGATAAAAGTAAATGATTGGTCTTGTCAGCATTCTTTAaggatttttttctctctctctctttcccgctCTCTTTTCCTAGGCCATTTTTGAAGCAGCAGCGGTTGTACTTTGTGTTTGCTAACATGCTGAGCTCAGTATCTGTCTGGCTGGTTATCATCATCCTCATAATCCTCAGTCTGCTGCCAGAAATCCTTCTGGTGGTCCTCCGTAAACCTAGAGGCCCCCATTCACGACCGGTAAACTCCTCAATCTTTTCCTctcctttctgtctctctctttttcattttattgacataatacattttttcataaaaatgtacattttatagtATCCATCCTATTCTGTCATACTTTCTGGCCTTTCTTTCATCTTACATTTTGCATTTAACTGAATAGTATCCAATCTTTTGGTTTGTCCATAACCCTTAGCcacttttactcatt includes the following:
- the LOC127659646 gene encoding phospholipid-transporting ATPase 11C-like isoform X3: MLRRRLNRLCGGDERRVDSRTIYVGHRKCPDTEVFIPSKFCDNRIVSSKYTVWNFLPKNLFEQFRRIANFYFLIIFLVQVIVDTPTSPVTSGLPLFFVITVTAIKQGYEDWLRHKADYEVNKYQVTVLEDGRSVKKESEKIKVGDVVEVVEDETFPCDLILLQSTREDETCFVTTASLDGESNHKTHYTVPDTEKNLQDLNATIECEQPQPDLYKFVGRMHIYKLEEEPAVRSLGPENLLLKGATLKNTKKIHGVAVYTGMETKMALNYQGKSQKRSAVEKSINSFLLVYLSILISKAVVCTTLKYVWQSKEGQDEPWYNQKTQKEKDTYLYLKMFTDFLSFMVLFNFIIPVSMYVTVEMQKFLGSFFITWDKDFFDSEIQEGALVNTSDLNEELGQVEYVFTDKTGTLTQNNMEFIECCIDGFQYKHRDTQSELDGFTETDGPVNKVQQKAGHEKEELFLRALCLCHTVQVKEAGPEETFGDQVDGIDGMLPQPEERGFIASSPDEVALVKGAMTYGFTFLGLESKSMKIRNRQNDIEEYELLHVLNFDPVRRRMSVIVQTKSGERLLFCKGADSSIFPRVKPEEVDRIQLHVERNAMEGYRTLCVAYKQLSADEYAVADTGLREARLTLQDREEKLMAMYNQVEMGMSLIGATAVEDRLQEEAAETMDALQGAGMKVWVLTGDKMETAKSTCYACRLFQRGTELLELTVRTLEDGRTKREEKLLELLRDYHRRAVEDALPVKAGVTRSWCTANQEYGFIIDGATLSLVMNPPRDADAGLYRSLFLQTCQNCTAVLCCRMAPLQKAQIVRMVKNSKGSPITLSIGDGANDVSMILEAHVGIGIKGKEGRQAVRNSDYAIPKLKHLKKLLLAHGHLYYVRIAHLVQYFFYKNLCFILPQFLYQFFCGYSQQPLYDAAYLTMYNICFTSMPILAYSLLEQHMSIEILLDNAPLYREIAKNAMLRWRPFLYWTVLGIFQGLLFFFGVRFLFSNPALQDNGQVFGNWSYGTIVFTILVFTVTLKLALDTRHWTWINHFVIWGSLAFYVFFSFFWGGIIWPFLKQQRLYFVFANMLSSVSVWLVIIILIILSLLPEILLVVLRKPRGPHSRPLSVDSSTHTVRWPLSHPYPTNI
- the LOC127659646 gene encoding phospholipid-transporting ATPase 11C-like isoform X4 codes for the protein MLRRRLNRLCGGDERRVDSRTIYVGHRKCPDTEVFIPSKFCDNRIVSSKYTVWNFLPKNLFEQFRRIANFYFLIIFLVQVIVDTPTSPVTSGLPLFFVITVTAIKQGYEDWLRHKADYEVNKYQVTVLEDGRSVKKESEKIKVGDVVEVVEDETFPCDLILLQSTREDETCFVTTASLDGESNHKTHYTVPDTEKNLQDLNATIECEQPQPDLYKFVGRMHIYKLEEEPAVRSLGPENLLLKGATLKNTKKIHGVAVYTGMETKMALNYQGKSQKRSAVEKSINSFLLVYLSILISKAVVCTTLKYVWQSKEGQDEPWYNQKTQKEKDTYLYLKMFTDFLSFMVLFNFIIPVSMYVTVEMQKFLGSFFITWDKDFFDSEIQEGALVNTSDLNEELGQVEYVFTDKTGTLTQNNMEFIECCIDGFQYKHRDTQSELDGFTETDGPVNKVQQKAGHEKEELFLRALCLCHTVQVKEAGPEETFGDQVDGIDGMLPQPEERGFIASSPDEVALVKGAMTYGFTFLGLESKSMKIRNRQNDIEEYELLHVLNFDPVRRRMSVIVQTKSGERLLFCKGADSSIFPRVKPEEVDRIQLHVERNAMEGYRTLCVAYKQLSADEYAVADTGLREARLTLQDREEKLMAMYNQVEMGMSLIGATAVEDRLQEEAAETMDALQGAGMKVWVLTGDKMETAKSTCYACRLFQRGTELLELTVRTLEDGRTKREEKLLELLRDYHRRAVEDALPVKAGVTRSWCTANQEYGFIIDGATLSLVMNPPRDADAGLYRSLFLQTCQNCTAVLCCRMAPLQKAQIVRMVKNSKGSPITLSIGDGANDVSMILEAHVGIGIKGKEGRQAVRNSDYAIPKLKHLKKLLLAHGHLYYVRIAHLVQYFFYKNLCFILPQFLYQFFCGYSQQPLYDAAYLTMYNICFTSMPILAYSLLEQHMSIEILLDNAPLYREIAKNAMLRWRPFLYWTVLGIFQGLLFFFGVRFLFSNPALQDNGQVFGNWSYGTIVFTILVFTVTLKLALDTRHWTWINHFVIWGSLAFYVFFSFFWGGIIWPFLKQQRLYFVFANMLSSVSVWLVIIILIILSLLPEILLVVLRKPRGPHSRPMAAVTPLSYKHLMERY